A genome region from Mugil cephalus isolate CIBA_MC_2020 chromosome 13, CIBA_Mcephalus_1.1, whole genome shotgun sequence includes the following:
- the neurl1ab gene encoding neuralized E3 ubiquitin protein ligase 1Ab isoform X2: MGGQITRNTLYDSLNGPFPATSHRCHHKPKRCLPIQPCGSLSSFPLLFHPSTKGSQIVMDMSQRTVKRQASFCNAITFSNRPIAVYEQVRLKITKKQCCWSGALRLGFTSKDPSRINPDTLPKYACPDLVSQSGFWAKALPEELSNEGNVISFWVDKKGRVFYRINDSSPMLFFSGVHVSEPLWALIDVYGLTRGVQLLDSEMVPLDCLRPRSFAAAHRACIQRNGDDPRLSISLCDLSLQQQEMHLEEEEEEEEEQLQPLSSASCHVPQNSQNSQQCSLLPSHLDTDLHFHSVHGIHVTVLDKHTVARLDHRGDERTLVFTSRPMRCSETVFVKVKAGATRPGSLSYGVTSCDPATLRPSDLPSNPESLVDRKEFWAVCRVAVPLHSGDILGFVVNAEGEVMMSHNGVSAGMQLCVDNSRPLWMFYGLHGTITQLRILGSSLHPDLRGPSVPSSPSCTPNTPTMLCSGNSESNLNTSLNINLNSSLNSNYHTLFSSSTGTTPSSPFSSHPESPTFPPCSGSWGDECTICYENVVDTVLYACGHMCLCYACGLKLKKMANACCPICRRTIKDIIKTYRST, translated from the exons ATTCTCTGAACGGGCCATTTCCAGCAACATCCCACCGATGCCACCACAAGCCCAAGCGCTGCCTGCCCATTCAGCCATGTGGAAGTTTGTCATCCTTCCCCCTGCTATTCCACCCCAGCACCAAGGGTTCGCAGATCGTCATGGACATGTCCCAGAGGACCGTCAAGAGACAAGCCAGCTTCTGCAATGCCATAACCTTCAGCAACAGGCCTATCGCTGTGTATGAGCAAGTTCGACTGAAG ATCACTAAGAAGCAGTGCTGCTGGAGCGGTGCTCTGCGTCTTGGTTTTACATCTAAAGACCCGTCAAGGATCAATCCAGACACCTTGCCCAAGTATGCGTGCCCCGACCTGGTCTCCCAGAGCGGCTTCTGGGCTAAAGCTCTGCCAGAGGAGCTCTCCAACGAGGGAAACGTCATCTCTTTCTGGGTGGACAAGAAGGGCCGGGTGTTCTACCGAATCAACGACTCCAGCCCCATGCTGTTCTTCAGTGGGGTACATGTCTCTGAACCTCTGTGGGCTCTCATAGACGTCTATGGCCTAACCAGGGGGGTCCAGCTGCTTG acagtgagatggtTCCCCTGGACTGCCTGCGTCCTCGTTCTTTCGCTGCCGCCCACCGGGCCTGCATTCAGCGTAACGGCGATGACCCTCGCCTTTCCATCAGCCTGTGTGACCTGAGCCTGCAGCAGCAAGAGATgcatctggaggaggaggaagaggaggaagaggagcagctaCAGCCTTTGAGCTCTGCCTCCTGCCATGTGCCCCAAAACTCTCAGAACTCACAGCAATGCTCGCTACTGCCAAGCCATTTGGACACTGATCTGCACTTTCACTCGGTGCACGGCATCCATGTTACCGTGCTGGATAAGCACACGGTGGCGCGGCTGGATCACCGCGGCGACGAGAGAACCCTGGTGTTCACCAGCCGGCCGATGCGCTGCTCAGAGACTGTATTTGTGAAGGTGAAGGCAGGCGCCACGCGACCCGGGTCCCTTTCCTACGGCGTGACATCCTGCGACCCGGCCACCCTGAGGCCCAGCGATCTCCCGTCCAACCCAGAGTCCCTGGTTGACCGCAAAGAATTCTGGGCCGTGTGTCGGGTGGCAGTGCCACTCCACAGCGGAGATATACTCGGCTTCGTGGTGAACGCAGAAGGAGAGGTTATGATGAGCCATAATGGAGTCAGTGCAGGGATGCAGCTGTGTGTTGATAACTCCAGGCCTCTCTGGATGTTCTACGGTCTGCACGGCACCATCACACAACTCAGGATTTTAG gCTCATCTCTGCACCCAGACCTTCGAGGCCCATCGGTGCCCAGCTCCCCATCGTGTACGCCCAACACCCCCACAATGCTTTGCAGCGGCAACTCCGAGTCCAACCTCAACACGTCACTGAACATCAACCTCAATTCAAGCCTCAATTCCAACTACCACACGCTATTTTCGTCATCCACAG GTACAACCCCGAGTTCTCCATTCTCCAGCCATCCAGAATCCCCTACCTTTCCACCCTGCTCCGGCTCGTGGGGAGACGAATGCACCATTTGCTACGAGAACGTGGTGGACACAGTCCTCTACGCCTGTGGCCACATGTGTCTCTGCTACGCCTGCGGCCTCAAACTCAAGAAGATGGCCAACGCGTGCTGCCCCATCTGCAGAAGGACAATCAAAGATATTATCAAGACCTACAGGAGCACGTAG
- the neurl1ab gene encoding neuralized E3 ubiquitin protein ligase 1Ab isoform X1, protein MGGQITRNTLYDSLNGPFPATSHRCHHKPKRCLPIQPCGSLSSFPLLFHPSTKGSQIVMDMSQRTVKRQASFCNAITFSNRPIAVYEQVRLKLSCFDSLLLCGPEQQQLRTSFHFTYQAICVSKAREQGKHCHVRNTVILRSKCKITKKQCCWSGALRLGFTSKDPSRINPDTLPKYACPDLVSQSGFWAKALPEELSNEGNVISFWVDKKGRVFYRINDSSPMLFFSGVHVSEPLWALIDVYGLTRGVQLLDSEMVPLDCLRPRSFAAAHRACIQRNGDDPRLSISLCDLSLQQQEMHLEEEEEEEEEQLQPLSSASCHVPQNSQNSQQCSLLPSHLDTDLHFHSVHGIHVTVLDKHTVARLDHRGDERTLVFTSRPMRCSETVFVKVKAGATRPGSLSYGVTSCDPATLRPSDLPSNPESLVDRKEFWAVCRVAVPLHSGDILGFVVNAEGEVMMSHNGVSAGMQLCVDNSRPLWMFYGLHGTITQLRILGSSLHPDLRGPSVPSSPSCTPNTPTMLCSGNSESNLNTSLNINLNSSLNSNYHTLFSSSTGTTPSSPFSSHPESPTFPPCSGSWGDECTICYENVVDTVLYACGHMCLCYACGLKLKKMANACCPICRRTIKDIIKTYRST, encoded by the exons ATTCTCTGAACGGGCCATTTCCAGCAACATCCCACCGATGCCACCACAAGCCCAAGCGCTGCCTGCCCATTCAGCCATGTGGAAGTTTGTCATCCTTCCCCCTGCTATTCCACCCCAGCACCAAGGGTTCGCAGATCGTCATGGACATGTCCCAGAGGACCGTCAAGAGACAAGCCAGCTTCTGCAATGCCATAACCTTCAGCAACAGGCCTATCGCTGTGTATGAGCAAGTTCGACTGAAG CTCTCCTGTTTTGATTCTCTGCTCTTGTGTGggccagagcagcagcagcttagaACGAGTTTCCACTTCACCTATCAGGCCATCTGTGTCTCAAAAGCGAGAGAGCAGGGCAAGCACTGCCATGTGAGGAATACTGTTATCTTGCGCAGCAAATGCAAG ATCACTAAGAAGCAGTGCTGCTGGAGCGGTGCTCTGCGTCTTGGTTTTACATCTAAAGACCCGTCAAGGATCAATCCAGACACCTTGCCCAAGTATGCGTGCCCCGACCTGGTCTCCCAGAGCGGCTTCTGGGCTAAAGCTCTGCCAGAGGAGCTCTCCAACGAGGGAAACGTCATCTCTTTCTGGGTGGACAAGAAGGGCCGGGTGTTCTACCGAATCAACGACTCCAGCCCCATGCTGTTCTTCAGTGGGGTACATGTCTCTGAACCTCTGTGGGCTCTCATAGACGTCTATGGCCTAACCAGGGGGGTCCAGCTGCTTG acagtgagatggtTCCCCTGGACTGCCTGCGTCCTCGTTCTTTCGCTGCCGCCCACCGGGCCTGCATTCAGCGTAACGGCGATGACCCTCGCCTTTCCATCAGCCTGTGTGACCTGAGCCTGCAGCAGCAAGAGATgcatctggaggaggaggaagaggaggaagaggagcagctaCAGCCTTTGAGCTCTGCCTCCTGCCATGTGCCCCAAAACTCTCAGAACTCACAGCAATGCTCGCTACTGCCAAGCCATTTGGACACTGATCTGCACTTTCACTCGGTGCACGGCATCCATGTTACCGTGCTGGATAAGCACACGGTGGCGCGGCTGGATCACCGCGGCGACGAGAGAACCCTGGTGTTCACCAGCCGGCCGATGCGCTGCTCAGAGACTGTATTTGTGAAGGTGAAGGCAGGCGCCACGCGACCCGGGTCCCTTTCCTACGGCGTGACATCCTGCGACCCGGCCACCCTGAGGCCCAGCGATCTCCCGTCCAACCCAGAGTCCCTGGTTGACCGCAAAGAATTCTGGGCCGTGTGTCGGGTGGCAGTGCCACTCCACAGCGGAGATATACTCGGCTTCGTGGTGAACGCAGAAGGAGAGGTTATGATGAGCCATAATGGAGTCAGTGCAGGGATGCAGCTGTGTGTTGATAACTCCAGGCCTCTCTGGATGTTCTACGGTCTGCACGGCACCATCACACAACTCAGGATTTTAG gCTCATCTCTGCACCCAGACCTTCGAGGCCCATCGGTGCCCAGCTCCCCATCGTGTACGCCCAACACCCCCACAATGCTTTGCAGCGGCAACTCCGAGTCCAACCTCAACACGTCACTGAACATCAACCTCAATTCAAGCCTCAATTCCAACTACCACACGCTATTTTCGTCATCCACAG GTACAACCCCGAGTTCTCCATTCTCCAGCCATCCAGAATCCCCTACCTTTCCACCCTGCTCCGGCTCGTGGGGAGACGAATGCACCATTTGCTACGAGAACGTGGTGGACACAGTCCTCTACGCCTGTGGCCACATGTGTCTCTGCTACGCCTGCGGCCTCAAACTCAAGAAGATGGCCAACGCGTGCTGCCCCATCTGCAGAAGGACAATCAAAGATATTATCAAGACCTACAGGAGCACGTAG